The Stigmatopora argus isolate UIUO_Sarg chromosome 16, RoL_Sarg_1.0, whole genome shotgun sequence genome has a window encoding:
- the LOC144091256 gene encoding N-acetyllactosaminide beta-1,3-N-acetylglucosaminyltransferase 2 isoform X2, translating into MLQVQRESALHVLAALHDDWSPSHLYHANSGALASHPLSPFWNLHLEHSALWNHLQHSLDRHYNPILRGNTSGTRRKPIAKLPTPIRDECLSGCASHKCSKPPLYDVNNIPEQMRSFVNSMHCRCYRMLINQPSMCKRNKTRFGFNYPMLLIAIKSQVGNFENRQAIRETWGRSGFVKGEFNKKGGFVRTVFLLGRQDSSTGPHPDLKNLLDLENQKHRDILQWDFRDSFFNLTLKDLLFWNWLEQYCPTAAFIFKGDDDVFVRTDALLDYLNNKWKEHHLRWTITNETDVDLFVGDVIANAMPNRDPSTKYYIPESFYRGAYPTYAGGGGVVYSQSLALRLKEVSAKVCLFPIDDVYLGMCLQRLGVSPSHHPGFLTFDLPETGRGNPCAYKSVLLVHRRSPKEMLTLWNRLQNMNSEC; encoded by the exons ATGCTGCAAGTGCAACGGGAGAGTGCTTTGCATGTGCTTGCTGCCTTGCATGATGACTGGTCACCTTCTCATTTATATCATG CAAATTCCGGGGCTTTGGCCTCTCATCCACtcagccctttctggaatctTCATCTGGAGCACAGTGCACTGTGGAATCATCTGCAGCACTCCTTGGACCGCCATTACAACCCAATACTGAGAGGAAATACGAGTGGGACACGGAGAAAGCCTATAGCAAAACTTCCAACTCCAATTAGAGATGAGTGCCTTTCTGGTTGTGCATCACACAAGTGCTCAAAACCTCCTCTATATGATGTCAACAATATACCTGAACAAATGAGGTCATTCGTGAATTCAATGCATTGCAGGTGTTACCGGATGCTCATCAATCAACCCAGTATGTGTAAAAGGAACAAGACTAGATTTGGTTTCAACTATCCAATGCTTCTCATAGCCATCAAATCTCAAGTAGGGAACTTTGAAAACAGGCAAGCCATCCGTGAAACCTGGGGTCGCAGTGGTTTTGTGAAAGGAGAGTTCAACAAGAAAGGGGGCTTTGTCCGTACCGTGTTTCTACTCGGGAGGCAAGACTCGAGTACAGGACCTCACCCAGACCTGAAAAACCTTTTGGATTTAGAGAATCAAAAACATAGGGACATACTCCAGTGGGATTTTAgggattctttttttaatctaaccCTGAAGGACTTGCTGTTCTGGAATTGGCTCGAGCAATACTGCCCCACGGCGGCATTCATTTTTAAGGGGGATGACGACGTCTTTGTTCGAACTGACGCATTACTGGATTACTTAAACAATAAGTGGAAGGAACACCATCTTCGGTGGACCATTACAAATGAAACTGACGTGGATTTATTTGTGGGGGACGTCATCGCTAACGCAATGCCAAATCGGGATCCGTCTACTAAATATTACATACCAGAAAGTTTCTACAGAGGCGCCTACCCAACGTacgcaggaggaggaggggtcGTATACTCTCAATCACTTGCATTACGACTTAAAGAAGTGTCCGCAAAGGTCTGCCTTTTCCCAATCGACGACGTTTACTTGGGAATGTGCCTGCAGAGACTGGGGGTCTCTCCCAGTCATCACCCAGGTTTTTTAACATTTGATCTACCAGAGACAGGCAGGGGAAATCCCTGTGCTTATAAATCGGTGCTTCTTGTTCATAGGCGGAGTCCCAAAGAGATGTTGACGTTATGGAACAGGTTGCAGAATATGAATAGTGAATGTTGA
- the LOC144091256 gene encoding N-acetyllactosaminide beta-1,3-N-acetylglucosaminyltransferase 2 isoform X1 has translation MGKCCKCNGRVLCMCLLPCMMTGHLLIYIMVTIFVTISYTPSKITIHYIAPGISANSGALASHPLSPFWNLHLEHSALWNHLQHSLDRHYNPILRGNTSGTRRKPIAKLPTPIRDECLSGCASHKCSKPPLYDVNNIPEQMRSFVNSMHCRCYRMLINQPSMCKRNKTRFGFNYPMLLIAIKSQVGNFENRQAIRETWGRSGFVKGEFNKKGGFVRTVFLLGRQDSSTGPHPDLKNLLDLENQKHRDILQWDFRDSFFNLTLKDLLFWNWLEQYCPTAAFIFKGDDDVFVRTDALLDYLNNKWKEHHLRWTITNETDVDLFVGDVIANAMPNRDPSTKYYIPESFYRGAYPTYAGGGGVVYSQSLALRLKEVSAKVCLFPIDDVYLGMCLQRLGVSPSHHPGFLTFDLPETGRGNPCAYKSVLLVHRRSPKEMLTLWNRLQNMNSEC, from the coding sequence ATGGGCAAATGCTGCAAGTGCAACGGGAGAGTGCTTTGCATGTGCTTGCTGCCTTGCATGATGACTGGTCACCTTCTCATTTATATCATGGTGACTATATTCGTAACCATCTCGTACACCCCCTCCAAAATAACCATCCACTACATCGCTCCGGGGATTTCAGCAAATTCCGGGGCTTTGGCCTCTCATCCACtcagccctttctggaatctTCATCTGGAGCACAGTGCACTGTGGAATCATCTGCAGCACTCCTTGGACCGCCATTACAACCCAATACTGAGAGGAAATACGAGTGGGACACGGAGAAAGCCTATAGCAAAACTTCCAACTCCAATTAGAGATGAGTGCCTTTCTGGTTGTGCATCACACAAGTGCTCAAAACCTCCTCTATATGATGTCAACAATATACCTGAACAAATGAGGTCATTCGTGAATTCAATGCATTGCAGGTGTTACCGGATGCTCATCAATCAACCCAGTATGTGTAAAAGGAACAAGACTAGATTTGGTTTCAACTATCCAATGCTTCTCATAGCCATCAAATCTCAAGTAGGGAACTTTGAAAACAGGCAAGCCATCCGTGAAACCTGGGGTCGCAGTGGTTTTGTGAAAGGAGAGTTCAACAAGAAAGGGGGCTTTGTCCGTACCGTGTTTCTACTCGGGAGGCAAGACTCGAGTACAGGACCTCACCCAGACCTGAAAAACCTTTTGGATTTAGAGAATCAAAAACATAGGGACATACTCCAGTGGGATTTTAgggattctttttttaatctaaccCTGAAGGACTTGCTGTTCTGGAATTGGCTCGAGCAATACTGCCCCACGGCGGCATTCATTTTTAAGGGGGATGACGACGTCTTTGTTCGAACTGACGCATTACTGGATTACTTAAACAATAAGTGGAAGGAACACCATCTTCGGTGGACCATTACAAATGAAACTGACGTGGATTTATTTGTGGGGGACGTCATCGCTAACGCAATGCCAAATCGGGATCCGTCTACTAAATATTACATACCAGAAAGTTTCTACAGAGGCGCCTACCCAACGTacgcaggaggaggaggggtcGTATACTCTCAATCACTTGCATTACGACTTAAAGAAGTGTCCGCAAAGGTCTGCCTTTTCCCAATCGACGACGTTTACTTGGGAATGTGCCTGCAGAGACTGGGGGTCTCTCCCAGTCATCACCCAGGTTTTTTAACATTTGATCTACCAGAGACAGGCAGGGGAAATCCCTGTGCTTATAAATCGGTGCTTCTTGTTCATAGGCGGAGTCCCAAAGAGATGTTGACGTTATGGAACAGGTTGCAGAATATGAATAGTGAATGTTGA